One window from the genome of Desulfobotulus pelophilus encodes:
- the cysK gene encoding cysteine synthase A, which yields MTLYTDIPAAVGRTPMVDITPPQLKAKGTRILAKLEFFNPLGSVKDRIAEAMLTIAAQEGKIGPGSHIIEPTSGNTGIALAAICAARNYRLTLTMPESMSLERKKLLRFLGANLVLTPASAGMTGAMDAAKEILIKNNHMFMPDQFANPANPAAHEKTTAVEMDRDLHGKLDVFVAGVGTGGTLTGVARYFKRKNPDFRAVAVEPEESPVLSGGQAGSHPIQGIGAGLIPPILDTRLMDDVIGISGAEAMEKARWLARTFGILCGISSGAAVAATLRLADRPEGAGRTFATVLPSTGERYLSTPLFEGTA from the coding sequence ATGACCCTTTATACGGATATCCCAGCTGCCGTGGGCAGGACGCCCATGGTGGACATCACCCCTCCGCAGCTGAAAGCAAAGGGAACACGCATTCTCGCCAAGCTGGAATTTTTCAACCCTTTGGGCAGTGTCAAAGACCGCATTGCAGAAGCCATGCTCACCATAGCAGCGCAGGAAGGAAAAATCGGGCCGGGGAGTCATATCATTGAACCCACCAGTGGCAATACGGGTATTGCCCTCGCGGCCATCTGTGCGGCAAGAAACTACCGGCTCACCCTTACCATGCCGGAAAGCATGAGCCTTGAACGGAAAAAGCTGCTTCGCTTTCTCGGAGCAAACCTTGTGCTTACACCCGCATCCGCCGGAATGACAGGAGCCATGGATGCTGCCAAAGAAATCCTTATAAAAAACAATCACATGTTCATGCCGGATCAGTTTGCCAACCCCGCCAACCCGGCAGCCCATGAAAAGACAACAGCCGTTGAGATGGACAGGGATCTTCATGGAAAGCTGGATGTTTTTGTGGCAGGTGTGGGGACAGGCGGCACCCTGACCGGTGTGGCCCGTTATTTCAAAAGAAAAAATCCTGATTTCCGCGCTGTCGCTGTGGAGCCTGAAGAATCTCCCGTTCTTTCCGGCGGTCAGGCAGGCTCCCACCCCATACAGGGTATTGGAGCCGGATTGATTCCCCCCATTCTGGATACCCGCCTCATGGATGACGTTATAGGCATTTCCGGTGCAGAAGCCATGGAAAAGGCCCGGTGGCTGGCCCGCACCTTCGGCATTCTCTGTGGCATATCATCCGGGGCTGCGGTAGCCGCCACCCTCCGGTTGGCCGACAGACCGGAGGGAGCCGGACGTACCTTTGCCACAGTACTTCCCAGCACAGGCGAGCGTTATCTCAGCACACCGCTCTTTGAGGGAACGGCGTAA
- a CDS encoding YbjQ family protein — MMIITTADKIPGITSYTVLGLAEGSVVFTKHLGRDILAMLKSLIGGELRGYTQLLEESRRTAMNRMMAQAQTMNADAVICVRYGTSAIMSTSSEVLCYGTAIAFR; from the coding sequence ATGATGATCATCACAACGGCAGACAAAATTCCCGGCATTACCAGCTATACGGTACTGGGCCTTGCGGAAGGCTCCGTGGTTTTTACCAAACATCTTGGCAGGGATATCCTGGCCATGCTGAAATCCCTCATCGGCGGTGAACTCAGAGGATACACCCAGCTTCTGGAAGAATCCCGCCGAACGGCCATGAATCGTATGATGGCTCAGGCCCAGACCATGAACGCGGACGCAGTAATCTGCGTCCGCTACGGCACATCGGCCATCATGTCTACCTCTTCGGAAGTTCTCTGTTACGGTACGGCCATCGCCTTCCGCTGA
- the mnmD gene encoding tRNA (5-methylaminomethyl-2-thiouridine)(34)-methyltransferase MnmD, translating to MTDPGTLTLPSAELQAPMDFCEVCPVWEPNRLLVSPLYKDSYFSKAGAIAESCHIFLQQNRLPHRWLEKPVFHICETGFGTGLNFLLTMDFWRRFAPSGAFLHYTSIEKHPIPKGHLAEIHKAWPSLHGLSRLLLDHYPACSPGKKHLLFPEQRMGMDLILADAAELDGWMEEEVDAWFLDGFSPGVNPQMWSRNLFQTMGKWTARGGTFATFTAAGFVRRALSEQGFSVEKIPGFRFKKDMLRGVLKRKIP from the coding sequence GTGACAGACCCCGGCACACTCACCCTGCCTTCTGCGGAGTTACAGGCACCCATGGATTTCTGTGAAGTATGCCCCGTATGGGAACCAAACCGTCTTCTTGTCTCGCCCCTTTACAAAGACAGTTATTTTTCCAAAGCCGGAGCCATTGCTGAAAGCTGCCATATTTTTCTGCAACAGAACCGTCTTCCCCACCGATGGCTGGAAAAGCCCGTCTTTCATATATGTGAAACGGGTTTTGGCACCGGACTGAACTTTCTTCTGACCATGGATTTCTGGCGACGATTTGCCCCATCGGGTGCCTTTCTTCACTATACGTCCATTGAAAAACACCCCATTCCCAAAGGACATCTGGCAGAAATCCATAAAGCATGGCCCTCACTCCATGGGCTTTCCCGTCTTCTTCTTGATCATTACCCGGCATGCAGTCCCGGGAAAAAACATCTTCTTTTTCCGGAACAGAGAATGGGCATGGACCTGATTCTGGCCGATGCGGCTGAGCTGGATGGATGGATGGAGGAAGAAGTTGACGCCTGGTTTCTGGATGGTTTTTCACCAGGCGTCAACCCTCAGATGTGGTCCAGGAATCTTTTCCAGACCATGGGCAAATGGACAGCCCGGGGTGGTACCTTTGCCACCTTCACGGCAGCTGGTTTTGTACGCAGAGCCTTGTCAGAGCAGGGCTTCTCCGTGGAAAAAATTCCTGGTTTCCGTTTCAAGAAAGATATGCTTCGCGGGGTTCTGAAAAGAAAAATACCGTAG
- a CDS encoding PEP/pyruvate-binding domain-containing protein has protein sequence MPLPFTSGLPGLDQVFKGVMAGDNIVWQIDSIDEYKALVIPFTEAAAKQRRRLIYFRFATHPVLLPEDSPAEVHHFDPHMGFERFVTKIHGVIEEAGYGAAYVFDCLSGLAGAWKSDQMLGNFFVLTCPRLYELETVTYFALQRNAHSAFATDPITATTQYLLDIFRYNNRMYIRPIKVQYRSTSAMNTIHFWEDDNTFPPVTRSALIAEILASARWPGLHAERKIGFWRRIFTDVPRVLTESRAGLIPKEKEEKLFIRLARLMLSRDERMLELIRKYMTLEDVLAIRDRMVGIGFIGGKAVGMLVARAILRQKGSRFQDLMETHDSFYVGSDVFHTFLVRNGIWWIRQKQRRPETFLADIAEARTRIKQGGFIPYHMEQFMKIIDYFGESPYIVRSSSLLEDNYGNAFAGKYDSVFCVNQGSREARLETLLHAIRHVYASTMSENALCYRNQRGLLDKDEQMALLIMRVSGQPSGKTFYPHAAGVGFSYNPYVWNREIDPKAGVIRLVFGLGTRAVDRADDDYTRVVALNVPSRRPEANFDEVCEYSQKRMDYLDLAANKLVSGYFSELGPQNRDLPLELVASLAGGGLLSKGPRHWIVTFDKLLTTTSFVEDMKEMLQELERAYEHPVDIEFAVNFMEDASYRINLLQCRPLQVEGVDEVALPEVEIARENRILEARGAVVGRSRILPVDRFIYVVPSLYAGLPVKERYEVARIIGQLNRMTDRENCNLMVMGPGRWGTSSPDLGIPTHFSEIDRVRVLCEVVTMRENLIPDVSLGTHFLNELVEMNMLYLALFPEGEGNDLKETLFLDAPNSLLSFLPGAEKWQDMIRVLETSSLVPKDTRITLMADAVEQKVVVFLDKRP, from the coding sequence ATGCCCCTTCCCTTCACATCCGGTCTTCCGGGGCTGGATCAGGTTTTTAAAGGCGTTATGGCCGGGGATAATATTGTCTGGCAGATTGACAGTATTGATGAATATAAGGCGCTGGTCATCCCTTTCACGGAAGCGGCGGCAAAGCAGAGGCGTCGTCTTATCTATTTCCGTTTCGCCACCCATCCCGTATTGCTTCCGGAGGACAGTCCGGCGGAAGTGCATCATTTTGACCCTCATATGGGGTTTGAACGGTTTGTCACAAAGATTCATGGTGTTATCGAGGAAGCCGGTTACGGTGCCGCCTATGTGTTTGACTGTCTTTCCGGACTGGCAGGAGCATGGAAGTCCGACCAGATGCTGGGAAATTTTTTTGTTCTGACCTGTCCGAGGCTGTACGAACTGGAAACGGTGACCTACTTTGCCCTGCAGCGCAATGCCCATTCCGCCTTTGCAACGGATCCCATTACGGCTACCACCCAGTATCTGCTGGATATCTTCCGGTATAACAACCGCATGTACATTCGCCCCATAAAGGTTCAGTACCGGTCCACTTCAGCCATGAATACCATTCATTTCTGGGAGGATGACAATACCTTTCCTCCGGTTACGCGCAGTGCCCTGATTGCGGAAATTCTGGCATCCGCCCGCTGGCCGGGGCTCCATGCGGAAAGGAAAATTGGTTTCTGGCGCAGAATTTTTACAGATGTACCCAGGGTGCTGACGGAATCCAGAGCCGGCCTTATCCCGAAGGAAAAGGAGGAAAAGCTGTTTATTCGTCTTGCCCGCCTCATGCTTTCCAGAGACGAGCGCATGCTGGAGCTGATTCGGAAATACATGACCCTTGAGGATGTGCTGGCCATCCGGGACCGCATGGTAGGCATCGGCTTCATTGGCGGAAAGGCTGTTGGAATGCTGGTGGCACGGGCCATTCTCCGACAGAAGGGCAGTCGGTTTCAGGATCTTATGGAAACCCACGATTCCTTTTATGTGGGTTCCGATGTTTTTCATACCTTTCTTGTGAGAAACGGTATCTGGTGGATACGGCAGAAGCAGCGCAGGCCGGAAACCTTCCTTGCCGACATTGCGGAAGCCCGAACCCGCATCAAGCAGGGTGGCTTCATACCCTACCATATGGAACAGTTCATGAAAATCATCGATTATTTCGGTGAGTCGCCCTATATCGTACGGTCAAGCTCCCTTCTGGAAGATAATTACGGCAATGCCTTTGCAGGAAAATACGACAGTGTTTTCTGTGTGAATCAGGGCTCACGGGAAGCCCGGCTGGAGACGCTTTTGCATGCCATACGCCATGTCTATGCCAGCACCATGAGCGAGAATGCTCTTTGCTACCGTAACCAGAGGGGGCTTCTGGATAAGGATGAACAGATGGCCCTGCTGATTATGAGGGTATCGGGCCAGCCTTCGGGAAAGACCTTTTATCCCCATGCGGCGGGTGTAGGATTTTCCTATAATCCCTATGTATGGAACCGGGAAATTGATCCAAAAGCCGGAGTCATTCGTCTGGTTTTCGGTCTTGGCACACGGGCTGTGGACAGGGCTGATGATGATTATACCCGGGTGGTGGCTCTGAATGTGCCGTCCCGACGGCCGGAGGCCAACTTTGATGAGGTTTGTGAATACTCCCAGAAACGAATGGATTATCTCGATCTTGCGGCCAACAAGCTGGTGTCGGGCTATTTTTCGGAACTCGGTCCCCAAAACCGGGATCTGCCTCTGGAGCTGGTGGCTTCTCTGGCGGGAGGAGGTCTGCTCAGTAAGGGGCCCAGACACTGGATTGTCACCTTTGATAAACTGCTGACAACCACTTCTTTTGTGGAAGACATGAAGGAAATGCTGCAGGAACTGGAACGTGCCTACGAGCATCCCGTGGATATTGAATTTGCCGTAAATTTCATGGAAGATGCTTCCTACCGGATCAATCTTTTGCAGTGCCGTCCCCTGCAGGTAGAGGGTGTGGATGAGGTGGCCCTTCCTGAAGTGGAGATAGCTCGTGAAAACCGCATTCTTGAAGCCAGAGGTGCCGTGGTGGGCCGCAGCCGGATTCTTCCCGTTGACCGTTTCATCTACGTGGTTCCCAGTTTGTATGCCGGGCTTCCCGTTAAGGAACGCTATGAAGTGGCCCGGATCATCGGACAGCTGAACCGAATGACGGACAGAGAGAATTGTAACCTCATGGTCATGGGGCCGGGACGATGGGGAACAAGCAGCCCGGACTTAGGTATTCCAACCCATTTTTCGGAAATTGACCGGGTGCGTGTACTCTGTGAAGTGGTGACCATGCGGGAAAATCTTATTCCTGATGTGTCTCTGGGAACACATTTTCTGAACGAACTGGTGGAGATGAATATGCTTTATCTGGCCCTTTTCCCGGAGGGGGAGGGCAATGACCTCAAAGAAACCCTTTTTCTGGATGCGCCCAACAGCCTGCTCTCTTTTCTGCCCGGTGCGGAAAAGTGGCAGGACATGATCCGCGTGCTGGAAACCTCCTCCCTTGTGCCAAAGGATACCCGGATTACCCTCATGGCGGATGCGGTGGAGCAGAAAGTGGTGGTATTTCTGGATAAGCGGCCGTAG
- a CDS encoding diguanylate cyclase domain-containing protein: protein MHIRHYRIESTVHQSERSLIYRATDDKKGKSLILKLLRSHSPADIAGYMQAYNVGLHLARHGVYGRCRMEKHGNLLMLIFDDTGAISLEQHLLQPFPPDSALSLSIAITEAVQKVHQAGIIHRNINPSNLIIHTHTGQVAVIDFSTASILPNVEPFPHHSHSSGTAVAYISPEQTGRMNRSVDYRTDYYALGVTLYQLFSNGLPFASKDPLELIHCHIARKPEDLHIRCPHIPADLSLVVMKLMSKNPEDRYQSLKGILSDLRTCRDRWRQNTVSPFTPGQRDIPEKFQICQKLYGRSREVSLLVAAFEEASCGNNRSVFIGGYPGCGKTALVREIYKPITRSWGYFIQGKFDQLQGSTPYSALAQAFSGLIRHYLGLGEEALAIRRQHLASALGAFGQIIIDRLPDLALILGSQPPVPEVGMSEARNRFQFVFKQFLMACCEPGRPLTLFLDDLQWADPSSIDLITQIASDKDIRYFFLIGSFRDNEVTLPHPLLAAMDEIRSKNPSSFCIMLEALKKEDLGQMIGDSLLRPADTVGELTELIQEKTAGNPFFVNQFLGTLHEEKALRFNPLHQTWDYDLSHIRRMGITCNVADLMIGKLSRLPRSTRHLLSRAACIGNSFTIGTLAIIEQSRPETIFNGLMPATAAGLIQALSEPEPAENKMNSPMIINQYRFLHDRVQEAAYAMIPTEEKAGIHLQAGRLMKASDPDCSKDTLFDVIRHLNAGAGLMMDNRERLNLADLNLTAARTAKTINAFDTALAYAKTGLSLLPEQAWLHHHSLWLELMFIQADCEVFQGHFSKGEALLSTMLQGVDNEMDRSRIHERQLQIHITGNRMEEALLLCSRVLSQWNIILKTDPSEKDWLNLDRQFRQLMADRAIQDLTDLPPIQNARMEAVLRLLITTLPASVQTRSRRPWCMICLITTVMNIGLQYGHSELSAHAYAAYSCCITEQHRYDEAWQFGRMALALNQKQGNSGLRGRLFVYFSMYTQFWKEPFTQCDPLWQECYQATIEAGDLLHVAFLLLNTSSLRFARSALLPELYEEASQAIAMARKTTSQPILPIIQMHFNLICSLMGKTRDQDSLDTEILTEQDFLAFMKGEDNAMGLAFYHTIKLIQTCYFSRWEQALYHGRAFEEFMLSVPGMVILAEHGFYFALAIGAVFHQLDRDEKNYYEERLSHYREHNRIWAENCPENFLCRHLLLEAENARLQKHTAEALRLYAEAAADARKNKFLNIEALSNESAARFWSETGYASYGDLHSGDALLGYRLWGADAKAAALQQHTPGLCENRLPGNICDNDTRLSSIPLPDSRMVDLDAILRVTRAISGEIVLERLLQTLMTAVLESTGAEYAILLAPRPGGGFAIEARAHTRWQNEDKVKTGPEIQDITSYPLRLAQYVAQSGNHLVMDDARLDHDFAADGYILSHQPLSVLCLPIRRHSKLLGLLYLENNLTTGAFRTSHISLLKTLCSQAAISLENARLYEQVQEYSRTLEERVAERTAQLEQLNLRLQELAHQDGLTGVANRRHCDSYLERIWNSLKRRKFPLSVIMCDVDFFKKYNDTYGHQKGDDCLIAVAHTLRSGIHRPEDFLARYGGEEFILILPETDEKGAEKVADTIRMAVKNLAMEHAGSPIAGVVTVSAGTATIIPSDSFTAEDLVREADAALYRAKEKGRNCVVSAPILIFSP, encoded by the coding sequence ATGCACATCAGGCATTACCGCATTGAATCCACAGTCCACCAGTCAGAACGCTCCCTTATCTACAGGGCCACGGATGACAAGAAGGGGAAATCCCTTATCCTCAAACTCCTCCGTTCCCATTCTCCGGCAGATATTGCGGGCTACATGCAGGCCTACAATGTGGGACTCCATCTGGCACGGCACGGAGTATATGGCCGCTGCCGTATGGAAAAACATGGCAATCTGCTCATGCTGATTTTTGACGATACAGGTGCCATTTCTCTGGAACAGCACCTGCTTCAGCCGTTCCCCCCTGACAGCGCCCTGTCCCTTTCCATTGCCATCACAGAAGCCGTACAAAAGGTCCATCAGGCCGGGATTATCCATCGGAATATCAATCCGTCCAATCTTATCATCCATACCCATACCGGACAGGTGGCTGTTATTGATTTCAGCACAGCCAGCATACTGCCCAATGTAGAACCCTTTCCTCACCATTCCCATTCATCTGGCACAGCCGTGGCCTACATTTCTCCGGAACAGACCGGCCGCATGAACCGCAGCGTTGACTACCGTACGGACTACTATGCACTGGGCGTTACCCTCTACCAGCTGTTCAGCAACGGGCTGCCTTTTGCAAGCAAGGATCCGCTGGAACTCATCCACTGCCATATTGCCCGTAAGCCCGAAGATCTTCATATCCGATGTCCGCATATTCCCGCCGACCTTTCCCTGGTGGTCATGAAGCTGATGTCCAAAAACCCCGAAGACCGCTACCAAAGCCTGAAGGGAATTCTCTCCGACCTCCGGACATGCCGGGATCGCTGGAGGCAGAATACCGTCAGTCCGTTTACCCCGGGCCAGCGGGATATACCTGAAAAATTTCAGATATGCCAGAAACTCTATGGCCGCAGCAGGGAGGTGAGCCTGCTGGTTGCCGCTTTTGAAGAAGCCTCCTGCGGAAACAACCGCAGCGTGTTTATCGGAGGATACCCGGGATGTGGCAAAACAGCACTCGTTCGGGAAATATACAAACCCATTACGCGGTCCTGGGGCTATTTCATTCAGGGGAAATTCGATCAGCTGCAGGGCAGCACACCCTACAGTGCTCTTGCACAGGCCTTCTCCGGACTGATACGGCACTATCTGGGACTGGGTGAGGAAGCTCTTGCCATCCGTCGTCAGCATCTGGCTTCGGCCCTCGGTGCCTTCGGACAGATTATCATCGACCGGCTACCGGATCTTGCACTCATTCTCGGATCTCAGCCCCCCGTTCCTGAAGTGGGAATGAGCGAAGCCCGCAACCGTTTTCAATTTGTTTTTAAACAATTTCTCATGGCCTGCTGCGAACCAGGACGCCCCCTCACCCTGTTTCTGGATGACCTTCAGTGGGCGGACCCCTCTTCCATTGACCTGATCACGCAGATTGCATCGGATAAGGACATTCGCTATTTTTTCCTGATAGGCTCTTTCAGGGATAATGAAGTGACCCTCCCGCACCCCCTGCTTGCGGCCATGGATGAAATCCGGTCAAAAAACCCATCCTCCTTCTGCATCATGCTGGAAGCGCTGAAAAAAGAAGATCTGGGGCAAATGATCGGAGACAGCCTGCTCCGTCCGGCGGACACCGTTGGGGAGCTGACGGAACTGATTCAGGAAAAGACCGCTGGCAACCCATTTTTTGTCAATCAGTTTCTCGGCACCCTGCACGAGGAAAAAGCCTTGCGCTTCAACCCCCTGCATCAGACATGGGATTATGATCTTTCTCATATCCGCAGGATGGGAATCACATGCAATGTGGCCGATCTCATGATCGGAAAACTCAGCAGGCTCCCACGGTCCACCCGCCACCTCCTTTCCCGGGCAGCCTGCATAGGGAACAGTTTTACCATCGGAACCCTTGCCATTATCGAGCAGAGCCGACCGGAAACCATCTTCAACGGACTGATGCCGGCAACCGCTGCGGGCCTGATACAGGCACTCTCAGAACCAGAACCAGCTGAAAACAAAATGAATTCACCCATGATTATCAACCAGTACCGTTTTCTCCATGATCGGGTGCAGGAAGCAGCCTATGCCATGATACCCACGGAAGAAAAAGCAGGCATCCACCTGCAGGCAGGACGACTGATGAAAGCCAGTGATCCGGATTGCAGCAAAGATACTCTCTTTGATGTAATCCGGCATCTCAATGCGGGAGCAGGCCTGATGATGGACAACAGGGAACGGCTGAACCTCGCGGATCTCAATCTGACGGCAGCCCGGACAGCCAAAACCATCAACGCCTTTGATACGGCGCTTGCCTATGCCAAAACCGGACTTTCCCTGCTTCCGGAACAGGCATGGCTGCACCACCACAGTCTTTGGCTGGAACTCATGTTTATTCAGGCGGATTGTGAGGTCTTCCAGGGTCACTTCAGCAAAGGAGAGGCCCTCCTCTCCACCATGCTTCAGGGGGTAGACAACGAGATGGATCGCAGCCGTATTCATGAGCGTCAGCTTCAGATCCATATCACCGGCAACAGAATGGAAGAAGCACTGCTGCTCTGCTCCCGGGTTCTCAGCCAGTGGAACATAATACTCAAAACAGACCCCTCCGAAAAAGACTGGCTGAACCTTGACAGACAATTCAGACAGCTGATGGCAGACCGGGCCATACAGGATCTGACCGATCTGCCCCCCATTCAGAATGCAAGGATGGAGGCAGTGCTCAGACTTCTCATCACGACCCTGCCAGCAAGCGTCCAAACACGAAGCAGACGGCCATGGTGCATGATCTGCCTCATAACCACCGTGATGAATATTGGTCTGCAATACGGACATTCGGAACTTTCTGCCCATGCCTATGCCGCCTATTCCTGCTGCATTACAGAACAGCACCGCTATGATGAGGCCTGGCAGTTTGGCCGAATGGCCCTTGCCCTCAACCAAAAACAGGGAAACTCCGGTTTGCGGGGCAGGCTTTTCGTCTATTTCTCCATGTATACCCAGTTCTGGAAGGAGCCCTTTACCCAATGCGACCCGCTGTGGCAGGAATGCTACCAGGCCACCATTGAAGCCGGAGACCTTCTTCATGTAGCATTCCTCCTTCTGAACACATCATCCCTGCGATTTGCCCGGTCCGCCCTCCTTCCGGAGCTGTACGAGGAAGCTTCCCAGGCGATTGCCATGGCCCGGAAGACCACTTCTCAACCCATCCTTCCCATCATTCAGATGCACTTCAATCTCATCTGCAGCCTCATGGGCAAAACACGTGACCAAGACAGCCTGGATACGGAAATTCTCACGGAACAGGACTTCCTTGCCTTTATGAAAGGAGAAGACAACGCCATGGGGCTTGCCTTCTACCATACCATAAAGCTGATCCAGACATGTTACTTCAGCCGGTGGGAGCAGGCCCTTTACCATGGCAGAGCCTTTGAGGAATTCATGCTTTCCGTTCCCGGCATGGTGATCCTTGCAGAACATGGATTCTATTTTGCCCTGGCCATCGGTGCCGTTTTCCACCAGCTGGACCGGGATGAGAAAAACTATTATGAGGAACGGCTTTCCCACTACCGGGAACATAACCGCATATGGGCAGAAAACTGTCCGGAGAATTTTCTCTGCCGCCATCTCCTTCTGGAAGCAGAAAACGCCCGTCTCCAGAAACATACGGCAGAAGCACTTCGCCTGTATGCGGAAGCGGCTGCCGATGCCAGAAAAAACAAGTTCCTCAACATAGAGGCACTCAGCAATGAAAGTGCCGCCAGATTCTGGTCAGAAACAGGCTATGCCAGCTATGGAGATCTCCACTCCGGCGATGCCCTTCTCGGCTACCGGCTATGGGGAGCCGACGCCAAAGCAGCAGCACTGCAGCAACACACCCCCGGCCTCTGCGAAAACAGATTGCCCGGTAACATCTGCGACAACGACACCCGCCTCAGCAGCATTCCACTACCGGACAGCCGCATGGTGGATCTGGATGCCATACTTCGGGTTACCCGCGCCATTTCCGGTGAAATCGTGCTGGAGCGTCTGCTGCAGACCCTCATGACAGCAGTATTGGAAAGTACAGGCGCAGAATACGCCATCCTTCTGGCTCCCAGACCCGGTGGAGGTTTTGCCATAGAAGCCCGCGCCCATACCCGATGGCAGAACGAAGACAAAGTGAAGACAGGCCCGGAAATCCAGGACATCACCTCCTACCCCCTGCGCCTGGCCCAGTACGTGGCTCAGTCCGGTAACCACCTCGTTATGGATGACGCCCGCCTGGATCATGATTTTGCAGCAGACGGCTATATCCTCAGCCACCAGCCCCTTTCCGTACTTTGCCTGCCCATCCGCCGCCACTCAAAGCTTCTGGGGCTTCTCTATCTGGAAAACAACCTCACCACAGGCGCATTCCGGACCAGCCATATTTCCCTCCTGAAAACCCTGTGCTCCCAGGCTGCCATCTCCCTTGAAAATGCCAGACTGTACGAACAGGTGCAGGAATATTCCCGCACACTGGAAGAACGGGTAGCGGAACGCACGGCGCAGCTGGAGCAACTCAATCTGCGACTTCAGGAACTGGCCCATCAGGATGGACTTACGGGAGTTGCCAATCGCCGTCACTGTGACAGCTATTTGGAACGCATCTGGAACTCCCTGAAACGAAGGAAATTTCCATTAAGCGTAATCATGTGTGATGTGGATTTTTTTAAAAAATACAATGACACCTATGGCCATCAGAAAGGGGATGACTGCCTCATTGCCGTAGCCCATACCCTGCGCTCGGGAATCCACAGGCCGGAAGATTTCCTTGCCCGCTATGGAGGGGAGGAATTCATCCTGATTCTTCCGGAAACAGATGAAAAAGGTGCTGAAAAAGTGGCAGACACCATCCGCATGGCCGTGAAGAATCTGGCCATGGAGCATGCAGGCTCCCCCATCGCTGGCGTGGTTACCGTCAGTGCCGGTACGGCCACCATTATCCCATCGGACAGTTTCACGGCGGAGGATCTTGTCCGTGAGGCGGATGCAGCCCTGTACAGGGCCAAAGAAAAGGGCAGAAACTGCGTGGTCTCCGCCCCCATCCTTATTTTTTCACCCTGA